A single Lolium perenne isolate Kyuss_39 chromosome 6, Kyuss_2.0, whole genome shotgun sequence DNA region contains:
- the LOC127305149 gene encoding H/ACA ribonucleoprotein complex subunit 3-like protein, whose protein sequence is MYLQYWINEEGKKVYTTKKESPHGVPTQSAHPARFSPDDKYARQRYLLKKRFGLLPTQQPAPKY, encoded by the exons ATGTATCTCCAGTACTGGATCAACGAGGAAGGCAAAAAGGTTTACACCACCAAG AAGGAGTCTCCTCACGGTGTGCCGACGCAGTCTGCCCACCCAG CTCGCTTCTCCCCAGATGACAAGTATGCACGCCAGCGTTACCTGTTGAAGAAGAGGTTTGGACTGCTGCCAACCCAACAGCCAGCACCGAAGTACTGA
- the LOC127305150 gene encoding ATPase 8, plasma membrane-type — MASMSLEDVRNETVDLETIPVQEVFSHLKCSKQGLSATEAANRLAIFGPNKLEEKTESKLLKFLGFMWNPLSWVMEAAAIMAIVLANGGGKPPDWQDFVGIVTLLFINSTISFIEENNAGNAAAALMAGLAPKTKVLRDGKWAEMDASILVPGDIISIKLGDIIPADARLLEGDPLKVDQAALTGESMAVNKHAGQGVFSGSTVKQGEIEAVVIATGVHTFFGKAAHLVDSTNNVGHFQQVLTAIGNFCIISIALGMLVEVVVMYPIQHRAYRDGIDNLLVLLIGGIPIAMPTVLSVTMAIGSHRLSQQGAITKRMTAIEEMAGMDVLCSDKTGTLTLNKLTVDKSLIEVCGKGLDKDSVMLYAARASRVENQDAIDTCIVGMLADPKEARAGIQEVHFLPFNPVEKRTAITYIDGKGEWHRISKGAPEQIIELCRMPKEAEKRIHSLIDQYADRGLRSLGVSYQAVPAKSKDSPGEPWQFVGLLPLFDPPRHDSAETIRRALHLGVNVKMITGDQLAIGKETARRLGMGTNMYPSTTLLGDKSTEMSGLPIDELIEKADGFAGVFPEHKYEIVKRLQDRKHICGMTGDGVNDAPALKKADIGIAVDDATDAARSASDIVLTEPGLSVIVSAVLTSRAIFQRMKNYTIYAVSITIRIVLGFMLVALLWKFDFAPFMVLIIAILNDGTIMTISKDRVKPSPTPDSWKLKEIFATGVVLGTYMALVTVLFFYLAHDTDFFSETFGVRSIKENEKEMMAALYLQVSIISQALIFVTRSRSWSFVERPGALLVIAFFLAQLVATCIAVYANWEFCKMEGIGWGWGLSIWAFTIVTYIPLDILKFIIRYALSGRAWNNINNKTAFTNKNDYGKVEREAQWATAQRTLHGLNQPSTNTGMFDDNGGYRELSELAEQAAKRAEVARLRELHTLKGHVESVVKLKGLDIETINQSYTV; from the exons ATGGCTTCCATGTCGCTGGAGGACGTCCGCAACGAGACGGTGGACCTGGAGACGATCCCGGTGCAGGAGGTGTTCAGCCACCTGAAATGCAGCAAGCAGGGGCTCTCCGCCACGGAGGCCGCGAACCGGCTCGCCATCTTCGGGCCCAACAAGCTGGAGGAGAAGACGGAGAGCAAGCTGCTCAAGTTCCTGGGATTCATGTGGAACCCGCTCTCGTGGGTCATGGAGGCCGCCGCCATCATGGCCATCGTGCTAGCCAACGGCGGCGGCAAGCCCCCGGACTGGCAGGATTTCGTCGGCATCGTCACCCTCCTCTTCATCAACTCCACCATCAGTTTCATCGAGGAGAACAACGCCGGGAACGCCGCGGCGGCGCTCATGGCCGGGCTGGCTCCCAAGACCAAGGTGCTCCGTGATGGGAAATGGGCCGAGATGGACGCCTCGATACTTGTACCTGGCGACATCATCAGCATCAAGCTCGGCGACATCATCCCCGCCGACGCCAGGCTGTTGGAGGGTGATCCTCTCAAGGTGGACCAGGCGGCGCTCACCGGAGAGTCCATGGCGGTGAACAAGCACGCCGGACAGGGCGTCTTCTCGGGCTCCACCGTGAAGCAGGGCGAGATTGAGGCCGTTGTCATTGCCACTGGCGTGCACACCTTCTTTGGCAAGGCGGCGCACCTCGTCGACAGCACCAACAACGTCGGACACTTCCAGCAGGTGCTCACGGCTATTGGAAACTTCTGCATCATCTCCATCGCCCTGGGGATGCTGGTGGAGGTGGTCGTCATGTACCCGATCCAGCACCGTGCCTACCGCGACGGCATCGACAACCTCCTGGTCCTCCTCATTGGCGGCATCCCCATCGCCATGCCCACCGTGCTCTCCGTCACCATGGCCATCGGATCCCACCGCCTGTCCCAGCAGGGCGCCATCACCAAGCGCATGACCGCCATTGAAGAGATGGCCGGTATGGACGTGCTCTGCAGCGACAAGACCGGCAcgctgaccctcaacaagctcacCGTCGACAAGTCGCTCATCGAGGTGTGCGGCAAGGGATTGGACAAGGACTCGGTGATGCTCTACGCCGCCAGGGCGTCCCGTGTTGAGAACCAGGATGCCATCGACACGTGCATCGTCGGCATGCTGGCCGACCCCAAGGAGGCCAGGGCGGGGATCCAGGAGGTGCACTTCCTCCCCTTCAACCCCGTCGAGAAGCGCACAGCCATCACCTACATCGACGGCAAGGGCGAGTGGCACCGGATCAGCAAGGGCGCGCCGGAGCAGATCATCGAGCTGTGCAGGATGCCAAAGGAGGCCGAGAAGAGGATTCACAGCCTGATCGACCAGTACGCCGACCGTGGGCTCAGGTCCCTCGGCGTGTCGTACCAGGCGGTGCCGGCCAAGAGCAAGGACAGCCCCGGCGAGCCGTGGCAGTTCGTCGGCCTCCTGCCGCTGTTCGACCCGCCGAGGCACGACAGCGCGGAGACCATCCGTCGGGCGCTGCACCTGGGAGTGAACGTGAAGATGATCACCGGTGACCAGCTTGCCATCGGAAAGGAGACGGCGCGGCGGCTTGGCATGGGCACCAACATGTACCCGTCCACCACCCTGCTGGGCGACAAGAGCACGGAGATGAGTGGGCTCCCCATTGACGAGCTGATCGAGAAGGCTGACGGGTTCGCCGGGGTGTTCCCAGAGCACAAGTACGAGATCGTGAAGCGGCTGCAGGACCGGAAACACATCTGCGGCATGACGGGTGACGGTGTGAACGACGCCCCCGCGCTGAAGAAGGCCGACATCGGTATCGCCGTGGACGACGCCACGGACGCCGCCCGTTCGGCGTCGGACATCGTGCTGACGGAGCCCGGGCTGAGCGTGATCGTGAGCGCCGTGCTCACCAGCAGGGCCATCTTCCAGCGGATGAAGAACTACACCATCTACGCCGTGTCCATCACCATCCGTATCGTGCTCGGCTTCATGCTGGTGGCGCTGCTCTGGAAGTTCGACTTCGCGCCCTTCATGGTGCTCATCATCGCCATCCtcaacgatggcaccatcatgacCATCTCCAAGGACCGCGTCAAGCCGTCGCCCACCCCCGACTCGTGGAAGCTCAAGGAGATCTTCGCCACCGGCGTCGTCCTCGGCACCTACATGGCCCTCGTCACCGTCCTCTTCTTCTACCTCGCCCACGACACCGACTTCTTCTCC GAGACGTTCGGGGTTCGGTCGATCAAGGAGAACGAGAAGGAGATGATGGCGGCGCTGTACCTGCAGGTGAGCATCATCAGCCAGGCGCTCATCTTCGTGACGCGGTCGCGGAGCTGGTCCTTCGTGGAGCGGCCGGGCGCGCTGCTGGTGATCGCCTTCTTCTTGGCGCAGCTCGTCGCCACGTGCATCGCCGTGTACGCCAACTGGGAGTTCTGCAAGATGGAGGGGATCGGCTGGGGATGGGGCCTCTCCATCTGGGCATTCACCATCGTCACCTACATCCCGCTCGACATCCTCAAGTTCATCATCCGCTACGCGCTCAGCGGCAGGGCGTGGAACAACATCAACAACAAG ACGGCCTTCACGAACAAGAACGACTACGGCAAGGTGGAGAGGGAGGCGCAGTGGGCGACGGCGCAGAGGACGCTGCACGGGCTCAACCAGCCCAGCACAAACACGGGTATGTTCGACGACAACGGCGGCTACCGCGAGCTCTCCGAGCTCGCCGAGCAGGCCGCCAAGAGGGCCGAGGTGGCCAGGCTCAGGGAGCTGCACACGCTCAAGGGCCACGTCGAGTCCGTCGTCAAGCTCAAGGGGCTCGACATCGAGACAATAAACCAGAGCTACACGGTATGA
- the LOC127305153 gene encoding peroxisomal membrane protein 11-1, translating to MSSLEATRAELGLVVLYLNKAEARDKICRAIQYGSKFISNGQPGTAQNVDRSTTLARKVFRLFKWVNDLHGLISPPAKGTPLTLVLLGKSKNALLSTFLFLDQFVWAGRSGIYQNKERTDRIARLSLYCWMASSVCASLVELGELKRLSKSMRKRAKEIRGTADKYEDEQYLAKMKQSDDRLLALVKAAVDVVVAVGLLQLAPKKVTPRVTGALGFITSLISCYQQLPSRAPPAKVKA from the exons ATGAGCTCGTTGGAGGCAACGCGTGCGGAGCTGGGTCTGGTGGTGCTGTACCTGAACAAGGCGGAGGCTCGGGACAAGATATGCAGGGCCATCCAGTACGGCTCCAAGTTCATCAGCAACGGCCAGCCCGGCACCGCGCAGAACGTCGACCGCTCTACCACCTTGGCCCGCAAAGTCTTCAGGCTGTTCAAG TGGGTAAACGACCTGCATGGCCTCATCAGCCCTCCTGCCAAAGGGACCCCTCTCACGCTGGTCCTGCTAGGGAAG TCCAAGAACGCGCTGCTGTCGACCTTCCTGTTCCTGGACCAGTTCGTGTGGGCAGGGAGATCAGGGATCTACCAG AACAAGGAACGCACCGACCGTATCGCCCGGCTATCCCTCTACTGTTGGATGGCTTCCTCGGTCTGCGCAAGTTTGGTTGAG CTTGGAGAGCTCAAGAGGCTGTCCAAGTCGATGAGAAAGCGCGCGAAGGAGATCAGGGGCACAGCCGACAAGTACGAGGATGAGCAGTACCTGGCGAAGATGAAGCAGTCAGACGACCGGCTGCTGGCGCTGGTGAAGGCTGCCGTGGACGTGGTGGTGGCCGTGGGGCTCCTGCAGCTGGCCCCCAAGAAGGTGACCCCCAGGGTCACCGGGGCGCTCGGCTTCATCACCTCGCTCATCTCATGCTATCAG CAACTCCCGTCTCGTGCTCCGCCGGCCAAAGTGAAGGCGTGA
- the LOC127305152 gene encoding DNA replication licensing factor MCM5: MSGWDEGAVFYSDQAQFPQGDPAAADITRHSALRKFKEFLRGFTGPDGDFPYRESLVHNRDHVTVAIEDLDAFDAELADRIRKAPADYLPLFETAGSEVLASLRSKVAGETGEMEEPVTGDVQIFLSSKENCVSMRSIGADYMSKLVKIAGIAIAASRVKAKATHVTLLCKNCRSVRTVPCRPGLGGAIVPRSCDHVPQPGEEPCPLDPWIAVPDKSKYVDLQTLKMQENPEDVPTGELPRNVLLSIDRHLVQTIVPGTRLTVIGIYSVFQASGTTNHKGAVGVKQPYIRIVGLEQSRDDNSNGPSSFTLDEEMEFKEFAQRPDAYAKLCSMIGPSIYGHADVKKAIACLLFGGSKKRLPDGVRLRGDIHALLLGDPSTAKSQFLKFVEKTAPIAVYTSGKGSSAAGLTASVTRDSNSREFYLEGGAMVLADGGVVCIDEFDKMRPEDRVAIHEAMEQQTISIAKAGITTVLNSRTSVLAAANPISGRYDDLKTAQDNIDLQTTILSRFDLIFIVKDVRMYEQDKRIANHIIKVHASGAQTTSNKNTEVNEGENWLKRYVEYCRNTCRPRLSEKAAEMLQNKYVEIRQKMRQQSHETGRAAAIPITVRQLEAIIRLSESLAKMRLTSVATPEHIEEAFRLFNVSTVDAARSGINEHLNLSPEIANEIKQAEAQIKRRMGIGSHISERRLLDELSRMGMNESIVRRALVIMHQRDEVEYKRERHVIVRKA, translated from the exons ATGTCGGGCTGGGACGAGGGCGCCGTCTTCTACAGCGACCAGGCGCAGTTCCCCCAGGGCGACCCCGCTGCCGCCGACATCACGCGCCACTCCGCCCTCCGCAAGTTCAAGGAGTTCCTCCGCGGCTTCACCGGCCCCGACGGCGACTTCCCCTACCG CGAGAGCCTCGTGCACAACCGCGACCATGTCACCGTCGCCATCGAGGACCTCGACGCCTTCGACGCCGAGCTGGCCGACAGGATCCGGAAGGCGCCCGCGGACTACCTCCCGCTG TTCGAGACGGCCGGGTCCGAGGTTCTCGCCAGCCTCCGGTCGAAGGTCGCCGGCGAGACCGGGGAGATGGAGGAGCCGGTCACCGGCGACGTGCAGATCTTCCTGTCCTCCAAGGAGAACTGCGTGTCTATGAGATCCATCGGG GCGGATTACATGTCGAAGCTGGTCAAGATTGCGGGCATCGCGATTGCCGCGTCGAGGGTGAAAGCCAAGGCCACGCACGTGACGCTGCTCTGCAAGAACTGCAGGAGCGTGAGGACGGTGCCGTGCAGGCCTGGCCTCGGTGGGGCTATCGTCCCACGGTCGTGTGATCATGTTCCTCAG CCTGGAGAAGAGCCTTGCCCGCTGGACCCCTGGATTGCCGTGCCTGATAAGAGCAAGTATGTTGATCTGCAGACACTCAAAATGCAGGAAAATCCTGAG GATGTTCCAACTGGCGAGCTCCCTAGGAATGTGCTGCTGTCTATAGATAGACACCTTGTTCAGACTATTGTTCCGGGGACAAGGTTAACCGTGATTGGTATCTACAGTGTTTTCCAAGCATCCGGCACTACCAA CCACAAAGGTGCTGTTGGAGTGAAACAGCCATATATTAGAATTGTGGGGTTGGAGCAGTCACGGGATGATAACTCCAATGGCCCCTCAAGTTTCACACTCGATGAG GAAATGGAATTCAAAGAATTTGCGCAAAGGCCTGATGCCTATGCCAAGCTTTGCTCGATGATTGGCCCTTCAATTTATGGTCATGCTGATGTCAAGAAAGCTATTGCATGCTTGTTGTTTGGGGGATCAAAGAAG AGGCTACCTGATGGTGTCCGTTTGAGAGGGGACATTCATGCATTGCTTTTGGGTGATCCATCCACAGCAAAATCTCAG TTTCTTAAGTTTGTAGAGAAGACAGCACCAATTGCAGTTTATACATCTGGAAAAGGTTCGTCTGCAGCTGGTCTTACAGCATCTGTAACTCGGGATAGCAACTCG CGTGAGTTCTATTTGGAAGGAGGGGCCATGGTATTGGCTGATGGTGGAGTAGTTTGTATTGATGAATTTGACAAGATGAGGCCGGAAGACAG AGTTGCAATCCATGAAGCCATGGAGCAGCAAACCATATCTATTGCCAAAGCTGGCATTACAACAGTACTCAATTCGAGGACCTCAGTTCTTGCAGCTGCAAATCCAATTTCGGGGAGATATGATGACCTTAAG ACTGCACAAGATAACATTGATCTGCAGACAACTATCCTTTCTCGATTTGATCTTATCTTTATTGTTAAAGATGTCAGAATGTATGAGCAAGATAAG CGAATAGCAAACCACATCATTAAGGTGCATGCCAGTGGTGCTCAAACTACTTCCAACAAGAACACTGAGGTCAATGAAGGAGAAAACTGGTTGAAAAG GTATGTTGAGTATTGTCGCAATACATGTAGACCACGTCTCTCGGAGAAGGCAGCAGAGATGCTGCAGAACAAATATGTTGAGATCAGACAG AAAATGAGACAACAATCTCATGAGACAGGGAGAGCTGCAGCTATACCCATCACTGTGAGGCAACTCGAAGCTATTATACGGCTGAGCGAATCTCTCGCTAAGATGAGATT GACTAGTGTGGCTACACCAGAGCACATTGAAGAGGCATTTAGATTGTTCAATGTCTCGACAGTCGATGCCGCAAGATCTGGAATCAACGAGCATCTGAACTTGTCACCAGAGATTGCAAACGAGATCAAG CAAGCTGAGGCGCAAATCAAGAGGCGAATGGGAATTGGAAGCCACATCTCTGAACGTCGGCTGCTAGATGAGCTTAGCCGGATGGGCATGAATGAATCCATC GTTAGAAGAGCCCTTGTGATCATGCACCAGAGGGACGAGGTGGAGTACAAGAGGGAGCGCCACGTTATTGTCCGCAAGGCTTGA